CTTTTTCGCATTTTTGGTATTAAACATTCAATGAGCTCCATTTCAGGGTCAAGTCTTGGCACCTTGATGTATGGAACTCCTTTTATTTTCTTGGGAACTGCCTAAACATAGAATAAAGAACACAAATACGattttcaacccattttttcataattttcatgAATTTGAAGTTCAGTTTTGAATGATTCCGTTGAATGCCTATAAATGCACGTTATGGCTTAATATAGCATACATACCCCAAAAATGTCAACTTTTGACATGTAACATATGATGGTGTATGTTGGTGTATCTTGACATGTCACATATGGTGGCTAGATATTTTGAGTCTTGTTTGTCATTGAGTCTACATGAACCGATGTGCATCTTAGAATGTGTTTGGTTCAGGATTTCGTAACTTAATCCGACTGCGATGGTAACATATAGTGTTAAATTATGTTTGGTTTCATTGCTCTAGTATGCGCTTACTCGGTATAAATACAACCCAATACAAACTGATACACCAACAGCCCAACGTAATCTGAAAACGATGCAACCCTATCACCTCTTCTTCACCCTACATCTGCACAAACAGTTCGTCCCTCATCAAACACACAAAATAATTAGTCCACACTTAGATCATCTATTCATTTATACTTAAGTAGTTGGTCCCCACTACTTCATTTATATCAACATGCACATATGCCACCTCATCAACTTCACTACCATTGTTTCTCTCAGCATGCATGCATGAAAATAACTACACGTACTAATTCTGTCAACATATCAACTCCActacttttatttcttccaacatGCATGAGAAAGAGTAGAAATGGTACTTGTAGTCtataaatattttataaatttataATATCAAATACAATAAATTATGAGTATTTTAAAACCTTTAGTCCCATATTCAAATTCAAGACATCAAAATAATATGTTGAACCTGATTCCCATGTGTTCCCGCTGCAACgacggggtatcatctagttaaagTAAAAGGCTCACCCAATAGCTGCATGGATAAGAACAAGCATTAGTCAAGCACCGTCATCCACATGAAGGAGCGAGCCCACagaccgggattgaagcacacaaATTCAAAAATGGCTGGGATTTATTCCCTGGCGCTTGCTCGCAAGTGCCGTGTTTGAGATGGTCTTTTTAGTATCAACTGATGGAGCTTCCCTTGAACTTTCATGTACTCCCTCTCACATGATTTGGCATGGTACCTTCTCTGCTAAATTGTGTAGATCCATTTCTTATACCTCATGTTTTCTTGTTTGAGTTCTTCACCATATTTGGGTCATTTGTAAAATTGGCCAGTTCTGAATTGTTCAAATTATGAGCATGTTCTAGTAATTCTTGTTCATGATTCGATTAGTTGATTCTCCCCCATTTTTATGTGATTTTTTGGTTGCATCTTACCTTGTGATTGAAACATGTTGGAAGATGGCAGAGAATTATAGTTACAATGTTGAAACAAACATGTCGACTTTTACCCATTACGTTTACTTTAGCGGTGTTATTTCGTTATGTTTGCATTTACGTTACCTTTTTATAACCAAACACGTCCTTAATTAATGATATGTTTGCTTCGTGCATTCTGAAACGCGGTCTGTTCACGGTGTCATTTGATAAAGAAAGAACATGTTTGGCATGGTCAGGCTGTAATTTGGTAGCTCTATTATCGATTAGCAGCTTAATATGAATCCCATTCCGCCCAGAAACCCTGCAATGGGATATTGATACGGCTCTCGCGTCTCAAACCATTCTCTCCTCAATGCCTTTTCCATGTTCTACTCCGAGCGTCACACCGAAACGATCAAAGTTTAATCATGGAAGACATGGACCACACGTAATTGGCGATGTATAGAGTATAGAAACACTATTACACTGGCACACATTTGTTCAAGACACGAGCACCATGGGTAATTCGTCCAACAAGAAGCTAAAATCTAACCACATTATAATGTAAATACATAATTTCCTATGGATACAAAACAATTCTAATAGAAAATGGACTTAACAAAGGGTTTTTATAACCATACACTATTTGCACATTATTTTGGGAATTTTCTTTTAAATCGAGCCGGGAGATATTGTTGGATTCTCAACACTCCTATCCCCTTCCCACTCCCCCACAGCGACGGCCGACGGCCTCACCACGGCGCAAAATCCCCACCACCGCGAAACCAGCGAGGATGTTCCCGTGCCGGCCGCTGGTGTCCCCGCCGCTGCCGCGGGCCCTCGCCGCCGCGGCGCCCGTCTCCGTGCGGCGGCTGCCGTGGCCGTCGTCGTGGTCGCCGACGTCGCTGCGCGTGGTGCGGTGCATGGCCAAGGAGCGGCGGGTGCGGATGGTGGCGAAGCAGATCCAGCGGGAGCTGGCGGACATGCTGACCCGCGACCCCGTGATGCAGCGCGCCGTCCTCCCCGAGGCCGCCCTCGGCGCCGACCGCTACCTCTCCTCCCTCACCACCATCGCCGACGTAGAGCTCTCCAACGACCTGCAGGTAGACCCCGGCCGCTTGCTCGAAACGATGCGGCTGCGCCGCAATCTGGGACGGTGGGTTGCGGGGGTGATGCTAAGTTCCTTGTCTGTCTGCAGGTGTGTAAGGTGTATGTGTCCGTGTTTGGGGACGAGAGGGGGAAGAAGGTGGCCATGGCCGGGCTCAAGGACAAGACCAAGTACGTCAGGAGCCAGATTGGGAAGCGGATGAAGCTGCGACTCACGCCCGAGATACGGTTCATCGAGGACGAGTCCATGGAGCGCGGAAGCAGGGTATGCttgattttttttttttgccaGACATTAGCGTGTCAAGAAATGCAAGTTTGTTCTTCTGTTGCCATAAACATACAGTACTCATCTAGCTGCACCATCACCACGAGCTTTCACCCATTTTTCATTTTTCAGTTTTCACTAGTTCATGGTCAGACCTTATTCAGTATTCACTGCCTGCTAGTATTTGTTACTACTACCATCGTTGCTGCTGCAGAGCAGAGTTTTCGACACCATGTTTCTTTAAACTCGTTTACATGACCATTCGATACTTCCTTCTGCGATCGTTGTAAAACGTAGCGCGAAATACTTATCTTAACTGATCTTTTCTCTTCCCTTGCAATTCACAAGCTGGTACTTGACAGTCGCTTGCTTCTCTGTTTACATTTTGTAGTGTATTTGCAGTTCAGTTTAGGTGAAAACTAGAATCATCATTTGCTTGTTATATGGATAAGAATCAGTGTATATGTTTTGTCGATACCTACATACTGGGCATTTTAATCTGCCGTAGGATCTACTATATTGTTAACACAAAGAATCATTACATGGACCATTTTTCATGTTTTTCTCATATGTACCAGGAAGATCTTTGTCTAACCGACTCACCTCTGCAGATTCTTACTATACTGGACAAACTAAAGGAGGAAAGGGAGCAGAGAGATGgtaatggtgaagaagaggatggaGAAGCTTCAGATatggcagaagaagaagatggtgactgGGAGGGGGATGAGCCAGATGAGGAGGACATAATTTATGTAAAATAGCCCACCCCTTCTCAAATCTCGGTCACCATTCGATCAACTTCAGAGCTCATCAGGTCTGTTTCTTGCCCCGAACAAGCTCTTCAAGTATGGCAGGTTGCGATAGTATTTAGGTTAGTTCATGCAATGCGTATGTACAGCAGGATACACTCCTGTGTGCTAACAAAAGTCATGGATGAGACACTAGGCGGGCAACTAAAAAGAAACTATTTTAACTTAAGCGGTAACTAGTTTTACAGTAAAAGCAATTTAATTACAAAAACTGGATTAGATCAACATGCTCCTAGTGCTATATTAAGCATGCCACTTTCGAAATGTCAACTTGCAGCATGTAATATGTTGTTACCTTGTTACTGCAGTTCAGTAAGTGACAAATGCGATATGTCCTGACGATGAGAACTTACCAAGTTTTTAGAAATATGATGATTGTCATTATCCATCTATGCAGTTCTTGTAGAGTTTAGTTCCACGTTCACCTCGTTGACAAAGCGCTCCATGGTATCTCACTGCTTGAAGAGCTTCGCAGAGACGTCTGCTGCCAATTAGAAGAATCAAGGCAATATCCATTCTTTCAAGACTGACGATATCTAAAGCCAATTTATAGGACGCGCTATCATCATACTATGTTCACCGGATCAGTATCTGACCATCAATAGGAGACAGTTTCCACTGATGTCCATCCTTGTCTGTATGCTAACTGGTCCCTGTTATGTTATGTCCACCTGCTGTGTGTCTGTTCATCTTAATGAACATGGAGCTAGGCAGTTGCCTTTCAGTTTTCAGTTCTCTATTTGGTCTTTTACATGTTTGTTTCAATTGTTTTCTGGTGCAAAGGCCAAAGGCAGATAGGCAATGTTGTCTGGTGGTTCCTTTTTGGTAGTGGTCCTGCAACTGTAAGATGCAAATGCCAAAGGCAGACAGGCAATGTTAAACTACTTTACCTTGAGCACTAGCTGAATTTACAGTAAAACCAATTTCCTTAAAGAAAACCTGGATTGGATCAACAGGTCCTTGGCATATCAAACGTGCCACTTTGGAAATGTCAGCCTGTAGCACATAATATGTTACCT
The sequence above is drawn from the Triticum aestivum cultivar Chinese Spring chromosome 7A, IWGSC CS RefSeq v2.1, whole genome shotgun sequence genome and encodes:
- the LOC123150610 gene encoding probable ribosome-binding factor A, chloroplastic — protein: MFPCRPLVSPPLPRALAAAAPVSVRRLPWPSSWSPTSLRVVRCMAKERRVRMVAKQIQRELADMLTRDPVMQRAVLPEAALGADRYLSSLTTIADVELSNDLQVCKVYVSVFGDERGKKVAMAGLKDKTKYVRSQIGKRMKLRLTPEIRFIEDESMERGSRILTILDKLKEEREQRDGNGEEEDGEASDMAEEEDGDWEGDEPDEEDIIYVK